The genomic DNA CAAAGACTAGAGATGCAAAGGACTTAGAGACCATTCTGTCTAGTAAGACACAAACATGGCAGTTCAGCAGGAGGCCTGGGTGCTGTGAACCCTGGTTTGAGCGGGGACTAGCCATGGGATCTCCAGTCTCGCTctctcatctgtataatgggggCCCTAACAGTCCTGCCTCATGGAGTCATGGCGACAGCATGTGATAATGCCTCCATAAGTCCTGGTGGTTTGTGTTTGTGGCCGGGTGCAGCCCACCCAGCTTCACGATGCCACCTGGAACCTAATTTCAGGATGAAAGTGTAGACGCTGGCTGCCTCCACACTGCAACTTGTCAAGCCCAGCTGACAATGTGGTAGTAACTAAAAGTGCTGAATTTCCCGCTGTTCAATAAACTGTGCAGTTCACATATTAATATTAGTCTCCTTGCTCCATAGAACACGAGTAAACGATACTCATtttgaatgataaaaaaaaaacagggcaaAGGGTAGGAGGACAGCTATGCATATTCTCCCCAAGGTGATCCAAGTATAAAACCTGCTTCTCTggcctcttccctccccctttACAGCCAAgagcacagaggcccagagaggtgagcaGAGGTCCAGAGGCTGCACAGATTATGAAAGCTGAGCTGGGAGGAGGGCCCTCCTCTGGCTCCCAGGCTGGGCTTTTCTCCTGCACATCATACTGGGCTGGATTCCTCTTTGGGGGATCTCAGAACGACCATATGACAGATTTACAGTTTATTGTGGGGTGCTACAGCTGCCTTATCTCAGTTTGAACCCCTCCAGAGCAGACTGGGAGGTAACTATTTGGGTGAAAGTCATGGAGCTGGGGGGGTGGCCTGGGGAGCAGGCTGAAGGAGGGGGTGAGGCAGACAAGGAGGACACCAGTCAAGCCACCCACGGGGTCGCTGCTGTGGCCAGCCCCACCCAGTCCTCCTGAGAGCCCTCTGGGGGACTGTGTAGCACACGATCAGATTGTCCCCCCAACCCGAGGGTGCAAGGATGCCACTTTTGTCCCTCTCTTGTACCTGGCACGTCCGGCTGGCCCTGCCCAAGGACCAAGCCTGCATGGTTTCGGATGACTCCTGGGCACAGGAAGGCTCTTGGGGAAGAGGTGTGGGAACTGGCGCGGAACACCTTGCAGGGCCCTCACTGACTCACCCTGGGGTCATCACAGACCCTTCTCAGGACGTGCAGGGGCTCACAGCTGTCCTCCTTCTCTCCGTGGGCAGGCAATGTTGTCGTGCCATGTTTGGAGGTGCAGGTGGAATCCCACCTGGTGAGAACACGATCTGCTCACAGCAAGCCCAGGATGCTCGGCCCCTGCCCAGGGCTGGCTGGCTCCAGGAGCCTGGAGGACCACTTGGGACCTCAACTGGGCGTGGGGTGCTTGTAACAACCTGGATGAGCTGGTCTGAATTCTCAGCAGCCTGCATTCCAATAAGCAGGGGGGTATTTGCTCTTGGGTGAACACACCCTGCGTCTTCCCTTACTTAGGAGCCCGCATTCAGGGTTCTGAGAAACAGCAGACAGGGGAGAGTGTGCCTGAAGCCTGTTCCACAATGTCAGTTTCACTGGGCCTGACGAGTCCCCAAAGGGATAAATGATCAGACCTGGTTCAAGAGACCCGATTTTGGATATTATTAGGTGAACAGGTTTGAAGACAGATTCCAGTAGGTTTCAAATTAGGATAAACTTTCAGAGGTTAAGAATACCTTTTATTAACTTATTTTGAATGTGTGGTATGGCTACATCATTAGAAATAAGAACATGGTGAACTGTATTCAGTGAGACATCTCCCCTATCCTGCGTCTCCCCGACCTCTTCTCCCTTCTACCATCTCTGGCTTTTGGGTGACCTTTCTCAGTTCCTGTATGTTTGTGCCAGCAAAcctggttttctttctttataaccCAAGATAGCATAACATAGGCCCTATTGTCacctggttttattttatttttacttaacgATCTCTTTTTAAGATCTTTCTGTCCCTGTACCTAGTGAGCAGACTGTTTTTCCCTCTTTACAGCTGCCTAGCGGCTCCTCTCATGCATGCGCCATACATTGTTTAACCATCCCCTGTGGCTGGATGTTTCAAATCTTGCTCTTACAAGAGATGCTACAAAGAATAACCACGTCCTTACATCAttttgcacatgtgcatgtgtgtctttAAGATCAATTCCCAGAAGTGAAGTTACTGGGCCGGAAGGTATAtgcatttctgattttaataatATTGCCAAATGGCACTCCTTAGGGGTTGTACCAATTTATGCTTTCGCCAGCAGCATGAGAGAAGCTGTGTTTGGGGAGGGTTTTGGTTTCACAGATGAGTGGAGCAGAGACTTTTGAGATGAAAATACCACCCCGGACAAGTGTGAATGGAATGGATGAACTGAGCTGAGCTCAGACCCCTGAAGTCCTGGGGAAATGCTGAGCTTAGACACCGGAGGTCCCCAGGAAATGGAAATGCAGGAAGATGAGTAGGGAAGAGGCCTGGGACTGGAAAAGGAATGTGAGTGCATATTGTCTTGTGGAGCAAAGTAGGGAGTGTCTGATCAGGTACGTTAGCACCATGCTTTCCAGTCCAAATGAGCTGTTTAATGGGGAGCCGTTTTAGATTCTGTCTGGATCCAGTATTCCCAGGATGAGGGAACGGaaggagggctgggagggagaggctgggctgcagctgctgggctgagaagtgggaagggaggctggggctggaggcaggagggcaggaagggGTCTGGGAAGTCCTGCCGGCatccccagagcccagcacacagCCTGGCTCATGTGAGGTGCTTGGGAAATGTTGGAAACACAAACACAGCAAAGGAGTCAGGACACTGTGAAACTCCTCCCCAGAAACTTGAGAAGTCCACCTGTTTGCCTGCGACCAGATATGACTGGGAAGGATATCTGGGGGTGAGGCAGACCCATCTGTCGTCTTCAGCTCGGTCTCAGTCAGATCAGATGCCCTCTCTCTCTTATCCTAGTTGttcccttttaaaaattcatctcaAATTcgtcacaaatatttattgagcacctatattGTGCCAGGCCCGGCTCTTGCTGCTGGGGCTTCAACACTTATATAGCCTCTGCCCTCGTGGATCAGAAATAAGCATTCCCATGAATGCATGCTTCCAGTTGTGCTCAGGGCCATGAAGGAAAGGAGGGCCCGGCTCTGCAAGAAGGTAGTCAGGAAAGGCTTCGCAGggaagtgacatttaagctgagatcCGCACAATGCTAGGAGTTAGCATGTCAAGGAAAAGAGAACAGCAACACTGGTAAAGGGAAACGTGTGCAAAGGCCTAGAGGTCAGGTTTGGGATTTGTGGAGCTGGAAGAaggccagggtggctggagcTCAGAGTAAGAGGGATCAAGGTGAGGCCGGGAAGAGGTGTAGGGAGCAGAGCATGCAGGGCTTGGAAGTCTCACCAAAGATTGTCTTATTTCCAAGTGCAATTGCAAAGCATTAATTAAAGTTGTTAAGCAAGGAAGGATGTTCAAATGCATATGTTTCGGAAAGATTGCTCATCCATGGGAAGTGGGCTGGGGCGGGTATAGGAGATATTGGGGAGCCTGGGGCATTGGGTGGTAGAGCTCACCTCACCCCTTCCTAGAGCCCAAGATCTTCCATTTGGGTGAGTGGTAAATGACAAATCGGGCGCTGATGTGACAAGAGTTTCCAAAGCCATCTTGTTTTGGGCACCAGAGTCACTTGCTCTCATCAGGAAGGCCCAGCTCCAGTCCTCAGGCCAGCGTCTCAGAGGACAGCCTGGAATCCAGCTGTTGGTAGAGGCAGGAGCTATGGGAATTTCCGCGGTGTGCGTGCTgaggagcacaggactgctagaGGTTTACTAGCAAAACAGGAGCTGGGAGTAAGCTAAACTGAGCCAAAGTGAAACAATCACTTTGCAGCAGGGCTTCTCAGAGCCTTTGGGAAATGTGTCTTATGAATGTTGAAGAGGGGCATAGAATGTAGCAGGTTCCCTACTTACTTTGAATCTTTTCTTCGGATTTGCTACCAAGTCTGAAAAACGCTGCTCCAAATATTTCCTGTTCGCATGTCTAGGGCATATTCGCTAGTGGGCATGCTCAGTTCCTTTTCTCAGAAAATCATCCTCTTTTAAAATACTAATGGGGAAGTGGATCAGTCCAGTGTCTTGTACCCAGAGTGGTGAGGAATTCTTCAGTGTTAGTGTGGATCAGCCTGCTTATCACAGAGAGCAGCCGCGTAGATTTTGTCACCCGTCTGGCCCATGCCTTACAAACAGTACTGCCCTGCCTGGCCTACTTAAGAATGTCACCATCAGTGGCCACCTCCCCttgatctctttccttttctcatgATCTCTTATTGGctttggaagaaataatttgaCCCCTTTGATCAAGAACTGTGGTGCCCTCTTTTATGCAGTGGTCACAGGCCTGGCATTTCTGGTCTCCAAATTGTTATGTGATTCTCCCAGGCAGACCTGCTGAGGCCCATTTGTCTTCTTGGCTCTGTTGTgaagtgtgtgtggtgtcttgccaatgggtttcagccccaggcaagttcactatggattcagtgtgaccaaagaaattgacagcaaaacgttcttggggtgaaagggttatacccaactttatttccaggtggcaggtcagtcactagaatcccattcatcagagtaagtctgtatgcagcaggccagtctctgcctccgggcccctctgtccacacagctgtcctctgggcctctgtcctcagtgctgccaccactccagcctctgctctgctctcctgcagccttgtggctgtgccaccgtgtcgtgcccagagcactgggcagagctctttttatagcgtcaacagccatgtattgcccacaggtgtgcagtgagctagtcaaccaggaccaggggagaatcctggccacaggcactCTCGTTTTATCCACATGCGGGCATTGCCACTGCATTTGGGGCTGTCCAAGGGGGTGGGCTCATTTCTGTCACCCTGCCCTGGTGTTTTGACCCTGCTGACGTGAGGAGAGACACTGACGAAGAGAAGCAACTCCACACAACGCTTTGTAGGAGGTTATGTCTTTATTGTACATTATTGGTAAGATAGGAACAAGGCCAGGATTCCACCTCCATGAACCCAGGAGAAGAACAGTCAGGACAATTATGTTCATCTGAGTGGGCAATGGAGGCCAGATCTTCCTGGGAAGTGGCCAGGAACTCAGGCTTAGGCCACGGGAGCCAGGCCCACCTGGTTGTTCGCCCTGTCGAAGACAGCAAAGTACTGGCGGATGAAGACATCCCCCAGGATCCAGAGCTCTCCGGAGGCGGTGGGGAGGTTCATGCCCTGGAAGCCACTGGCACAGCCCTGCTGGTTCtggagcagaggaggaggagacggGAGATGCGACACAGACTCAGCAGCGGTAGGTACAGGGGGTTAAGCATCAAGGGCCCCGGTCCACTGCAAGGTGGATGCAGGGAGCAGCTTCCTGCTCATGTCTTGGTGTGGCTTTTCTTGGCATGGGATCCGCCTAGATTAGCTCTTCACTGCACTACTGGTTTCCAGGGGTCACTAgattttattcagtttttctgGCAGAGGCACAACCCCTAACATCAGCATGGGAGCTGAGGGTTTAGGGAGAACTCAGCTGCCGGGAAGGACTTTGGAAGCTCTGGTGACGCAGCCTTTTCTCATTATGCGGATCTGTCCAGTGGCAAACCAGATCAGCTGTCAGTCCTTTTCAATCTCTAGGGCACTGGGCCACAACCTtggctgcatattagaatcactTGGGCAACTTTGAAAGACGTCCCTGCTCAGGCCTCACCCCTACTCAGTAAGGAGCATCGCTGGGGGTGCAGCTCAGACAGGTACTTCCTGCTAAACAAAACCCACCCCCTGGGCAAAGCTGGTTTCCATCTGGCATtataacagaaggtaaagagttCTCCTGCGGGCCATTGGACTAAAGATTTGTTAGCTGCTGAGACGGTAAGCCCTGGCTTTATGGAAGTTATGATTTCTGTTTGCTCAACCCTTTGTGGCTTTGATGGGGTCAGTCTCCCTTGGTTCCTCTGACCACACTCTGAGGGTGGGGGGAGCTGACAGCTCTAGCTgttagatgaggaaacaggttgAGAGGGGCTGCAGCTTGGAATCAGCAGGCTGGTAATTGAGCCCCAGAGCTTGGATTCAGGGTCCAAGTGGAAATCCTCTCTTCCTACCATGAGCCTCTGCCTCACTCTTTCCCTTGAAGTGGGGTGGGGCAGTGTTGCATCCACATTCTCATTCACACgtttattttaaatgtcttcctTTTCTCTGAAGCTGTCCAGAGCAGATGTCAGCTTCAGTGTGTGGAAGTGCTCAGGGGCAGTATGCGGCCGCGTCCTGTGAGGGCACATCTAGGCGGGTGGCCCCGAGCCCCCTTACCTGCAGGATGTAGGCACTGGCGGGCAGAGGGTACTGGATCCCGTTGATGGTGAAGACGATGTTGGGCAGGTTGTACATGGCTGAGCAGCTGACCACCATCTGGAAAGAGTGAGGGTTAGGAGGCCTGCATTCCTTCTGCGTGGCAGACCTGCCACTTGGGTCTGAACAGGGCAGTCAGGGATAGACTTACCTGGCCGTTTGAGTCCTCGCTGGCACCAATGTAGCTCTGGATGTTGGCGATGGCATTACTTGGGCCAGACAGCAGAGAGGTGCCTGTGTCAACAATGGCCTGGCAGCTCTCGCTGCAAGCAATGATCTCTCCGTCCATGGTGATGCTGAGGAAGAGATGTAAGTAAGGGTTCTCTGAGCCTCGAGGGAGTACATCTCCCCAAGGAGGAACCAGGTGACTCCAGAGGTCCATCCTCCCTACGCACTGGCCAGTACCTAAAACTGCAGCTTCTCTGATTGGCATGCTCATTCACCCATGCATTGATTTACTCAACAGATATTAACTGAGTGCCTACTCAGTGCTAGGCACTGGAAGATGCATAGCCAATCAAGGCAGCCACACAGTTTCTGGCTGCAGCGAGTTCACAGCCTGGCTGGAAGAGTTGTGATTGAGGAAGCGCACAACAGGGGAAGAGAAACTCAGGCCAGGTGAGGGTGGTGGCGTGGAGCCCCCAAGGAAGCCTTTTTGGGAAAGCAGACGCCCAGAGGTTGCCAAGAAGGTGACGAGCTGGAGAAGGACATCACAGGCAGAGGGGATGACAGGCGGGGGGTGATGGAGACAAGGGGAGCAGGGGCGGAGTTGGGGGCACTGTTGAGGTTTTAGCTTGGCTGGGGCAGATCTACGGTGACCAGCACGTGCCCCTTTGCCCAGGACTGTCGCAGTTTTCGTACTGAAAGCCTGGCATCCCAGGAATTTGCTCACTCCTGGGCAAGCCTGGGCCATTGGCCACCCTGGCAGGCTGGCTGGGGCAAGAACACCTGAGAGGGAGGTCACGTGGGGGAGGGGCGGGctctggagggtgggtgggaggcgaCGGCCTGAGACACTGCTCGCCCTGTCCCTGGACTGAAAGCGGCATTTTCCCGAGGGTGGGAGGAGCGTTGTTCTGGTTCACAGGTCCCCTGAATCCTGAGATGGGTGGGCAGACGGGTCATCCGGCTCTCCCCAGGCATGCTGGGGGATTGTCCGGCCTCCTTGACCAGGAGACAGCTCTCCTCCCCAGTGACGTGCCTTCCTCAGGTCTCTTGGGCTTGGCCGgcttccacctcctcctcttcgGGTACATTTCCCTGCACTGGCTGTTCCAGGGGGGATTCTGGAGAGCTTAGTTAACTATGGGCCCCTAAAGAACTGAGATCTGGGGCCCATGCCAGGACGTTGCCCATCCATGGTGATCTCACCTGTCCACGGTGATCTGCCAGTAGCCCTCAGCAGAAAGGGGCACCCAGTTCAGGTTTCCAGTGTAGTAAGAAGTATCAATGCCACCAAACATCACCACGCTGCCACTCTGGCCATTACTGTGGAAAGTTGGGGGAAAAGATGGGAATTCATTTGCTCAACTGAACATCTACTGTGTGCATCCTAAGAGCTGCCCTTGACAGGGCTCTAGCCAGTGCCAGGAGCCATGCCGAGTGTGTTTCTTTCAATCCTTACACCAAGGCCCATACAGTAgtctattattagtattattactactactacttttattatttctattttatagtgaggaaacagaggctcagagaagttaggtgacttgtccaaggtcacacagccagggagTGCCAGGACCAAGATTAGAACCCAGGTCCTTCTGGCTGCAAAGTGTGTGGTTTCTGCGACATACTCTTAATGCCATGGAGACCTCAAGAGAAGTGAATGTAGAACAGCTTGCTCCAAAGGACTTGATTGTTCACTGGGTCTCAGCCAGGGGCAGTTTTGCCCCCAGGGGCCATTTGCCAATGTCTGGGAACATTTTTGATTCTCATGATTGGGTGAGAATAAGGGTGCTGCTGTCCTCTAGTAGGTGGAGGCCAGAGAGGTTGAAAAACATCTTAAAATGCACAGAACAGCCCCAACAGCAAGgaattatctggtccaaaatGCCACCAGTGCTGAGACTGGGAAACCCTGATTGAGCTGGAGATATATCCCCGTGTGAAATATCTGAGTACACATAAAGGCAGACTGTGTTTAAGAGTCTACGTGAATAATAAGTGGCCAAGAGGGGAAAAGGATAGAAGGGGCCTCCTGCTGTAAATTGCAGGGGTCCTTTTACTAGAATATTCATTTTCTAAATCTCTGCAGTTTTAAATTAGCCAGGAAGCAAAAGTAGGCAATGATAAAAAATTAATCACCAAAGAACTGGTCACAGATAAAATGGTCCCTGTGCACCCCACCCCAACTCTCCTGTAAACATCCGGCCGTACACTGCAACACAGAGATTATAGCAGAACAGTTAACagctaaagaaaatcatcaatggGGACAAATTGCTTCAGAAGAGAAGGATGTGAGTGCCACAGGCAAGTTGAGCGTGTCTGGAAAAGTGGTGACACGCTCAGATAGTCTTGCACAGATCTCTACTCAACCAAAACCAACCCTTGGTTTATTCTTTATGCATTTTTAGAATTAACTCATAGTCACACCTGGAACCTAGATTTTGTTAACTCATAAAAGAAACTTGTTTTCCTCATTAGAAGTTGCATTGTTCAAGATAAAAGTCCAGATGAAATCCTCCTTTCACTTTTTTGCTACGGAATTTTGGCCCCTAGTTTAGGTGGATTCACTTTAAATGGTGGTCTTTTGGGGGCCAGTGATGAGGAGATGGGTGCTGCAGGTCAATGGCTACTGACACTTGAGTTGTGTAAGTTAAGGTGATAAAGACTTACTTTAATAAAGTAAGAAGAATGAAGATGGTTCACTGGAGAGAAATTTGGCCTCATCCTCTCCAAAGATATACCTCTCAAGCCTTAGACATTAACCTTGCCATCCCATGCTTGCCAAGACCCTCTGGCCCTTTCCCAGCACAGGACAGCCCCTTGCTGGGCCCATGACCTCCCTACCCAACTCACGGGCTTAGGTAGACGGCGAAGAGGTCTTGGGAAACCAGACCCTGGTTCCATATGTTGTCAAAGACAGGTGTGGCCCCAGAGGAAGCGATGCTGGGATAGGCCAGACCCAGGATGCCGTCGAAGGGAGAGTAGTACAGGAAAGAGCCAGGCTCGGTCTCGCTCAGGCCGAAGATCTGGTTGGTGTCAGCGATGCCTCCGACCTGAGGAGAGGAACCCAAGATGGGCACGATCAGCTCGTGTTGAGCCCTGTGGGGCACCAGCCCTGGGCCCAGAGTGTTCCTGGCTCATCCCGTGTGGGATATGGCTTCTGGGGCATCAGGCTGGAAGGAGGGGCGAGGGACTGTGTCCAAGAACGCTTGTTTTTCCCCCTGGAAGTAACCACTGTGGCTGATCTCCAGGTGGTCACACTCTGTGCCTGGCTGTGAGGATTTGCTGCAGAACAGATGGTCACTTTGTGTTTGTTTCTAATGATTGGATGCAAAGCAGACCCCAGGCAAATCAGAGCTGCGACCCCTGCTGAGCCCTGGAGGGccgtgggggcagggggagatgTCTGTGGGGCTCTTGTGACTCAGGTGGGCTGCAGGTGGGGGACGAGTGGGAGGAGGAGGTGCTGAAAGAGAATGGAGCCTTTTCCTGCCTTCTCCCCCGTCCAGACCACAGTGGTCATCTTGGGTGGGGCTGACGTTGGCTTATGGCACTAGGCAACCCGCACCCCTTACCCACTACTGCCCCACCTAGAAATGTCCATGACCTCTCTGCCACTTTCCCCTCCTGCATCCCCCCCTGTATCCCCTAGTCAGGTTACATTGTAACAACCGAGACCCATCTTGCTTGAATAACCTGGTTCTCAGGGGTGCTGCGGTCCCCAAGGTCCCTGGGAGATAGACCCAGGGCTGGGCAGCATGGGTGGTGAGCCAGGAGGTGCCCACCTGGACGGTGTCATATCCAAGGATGCCTGTCATGCTGCCAGTGCCATAGGTGATGGACACTGTCTGGCTGGTGGCCTGGTAGGTGGAGGACTGCTGGGGGTTGAAGAGGTTGTGATTGGCTGCAAGGGCAAGAAGTGATGTCGTCAGACTCCAAAGCCGAGTGGGACTCATGGACAGGGGTTGTCTTCCTGGGGTGGGTGCCTTGATTCTGGGTGGGTGGCACTTTGGAAGAGAAAGGTAACCTCTTCCCAGACTTGGAGCCCAAGCATTCGCAGGTTCCTTCGCCATCAGATTGGACCAGTTGGGACCATCTCACTGATGGAAGGTTCCTCGCCAACCCCCCCGGTCTCCCTAAGGACCCCTCAGGTGGACAGTGAGCAGAGCAGGCCTGTGGCTATGCATGGTGCACACTTCTCTGCCCCTGGACtgaactccttgagggcagggaccatgtgcTATTCACCCCTTCATGCCCCAGGGCACCGAAGCCCAgggtttggcacatagtaggtgctcagtaaatgcctgTTGAGTGAACCCTTGAATGACACCAACAGGCTTGAAATTGGACCTGTTTGAAGCCCCTGAGTGTTCGGGGCTTCCAGGTCAGTTGGTGCTGAAGGGGCCTGGGCAGGGTAGGGCTGGGCAGGACCGGGCACTCACAGCAGGCAGGACTGGAGCAGTAGACCGAGGGCACCCACAGGTTGGAGGAGCCAGTGTCGAAGATGACCGTGAAATCCTGAGGGGGTGTTCCGATGCCGATGGTGCCAAAGTACTCCATCTGGCAGGGTGGGGACAGCACGGTTCACTGACTGGGGGCTCCCCAGCCTGCCTTCCCCAGGACAGTCTCTGGGTTGTGCCCTTAGCCCACCTGCTGTCCGTCCCTTCACtgtttttcttgcctttctctcCATGTCCAATACATCCATCTTTCAAGGCCAGCCTCATCTCCCTTCCTCCTGAAAGTCTCCCTTGATTGCTCCCCTGCTACCCTTTGACTATTCTCTTCTAAGCACCATTAAAACCTAATACTAATCTGCTGTCCCCTCTTCAGCTCTTGTCCTGTATTTCTCGGTCTTGCCATCCTGGAGGATGTACATCCTGGGACATGTGGACCTTACAGCACCCAGCAAAGTAAACgcttaaatattttgttattgaattgCTGAGTGGGGGAGAAATAAGTCACCTAAAGATGGAAACCTCTCAAGATATCTTATTCCAGAATCTAGGTTTGTGCAGCATGTTTCAAGAAAAGGTGTTGTCAGATTCTTAGTTTTCAGAGGCTGCATTCTCCCTCTTGCCAGCACGGTTCCAGCCATGCTGCTCTTGCTCTTTTTTGATGGTGACAAGCTCGTTCCCATCCCAGGGCCTATTGCTATTCCTTGCGCTAGGAAAATGTTTATTCTAGATCTTTCGTTGGCTGGTTCCTTCTCATCAGTAATTCAGAGCTCTAGTCAAATGTCACCTCTGCCAAGAGGCCCTCCCTGACCACCTTATCTAAATGTGCCccttccccattctttttctttctgttcctccaattaactcatttttcttttgacaCTTATTACCTGACATTATCTTACACACTTATGCATTTGTCTCTTGTTTATATTCCTAGATATTTCCACATCTTTCCTTATATTCTTCTCTAGACATTAAGCTTCAGGAACTTTCCTTATTCACCATTGTTTCCTCACTTTTTTTGCATAGAGCctttggtacatagtaggtgtttCATAAATAGTTGTTAAGTGAAAATATGGGCTAACCTGTACCAAGCTTTTACCAAGGGCCAACCAAGCCTTATGCTGAgtaactccaaaaaaaaaaaattttattgcttGAATTACTTGCAGCAACCCTCTTATGGCAGATATTAGTGgttctgttttacagataaggaaaccgaggCTTGCTCAGAGAATTTcaatgacttgctcaaggccaaGTGACTTGGAAGCGTTAGATTCCCAGCAGGTCTGGCAGATTTCATAGGCTAAGCTTTAATGACAGGCAACGTTGCTTCATACCCGTAGCCCTGTGCCGTTCAGAGAGGGGACACATGGTGTCTACGTAAGGGCAGGACATTGCCACTGGGCCCCAAATAGAAGAGTCAGATGGATCTTCCTGAAATTCCAATCTGATCCTGTCGATGCCCCTGGTTAAGGTGACTGGGTGGTAGTTAGGATGCGGAGCCCTATCCAGACTCTGCTCTGGCTCCCCCACCGCCCCTTGGGCCGGGCCTCACTTGGCATTTTGCTTCGGCCCTTGAGGGCACCTTTCCTCAAATGTTCTCTGCTCCCCGCTGGCACAGGGTCCGGCAGAAGCCCTCTGCTCTCTGGGACTCTCTCTGGTCCCCTGGGAACCCCTGCTCTCCCTTGACTGTCCGGGGGCCGGTGTCCCTGCCATGCTCTCCAGGCACGGAGCCCTCGGCTTGGTGGTACTTTTCTTGGTTTGGGAGGCTGGCTGATTACATGCTGGTGAGCTCCGTGAGGTCAGGGGCTGGGCCTGTCTTTGTTCGCTACTGcttccccagggcccagcacgGTGCCTGACGCCTGACGCACAGGAGGTGTGAATATACGTAAACACAGGGTGAGTGAACAAAGGAGAGGCCCCTCTGACTGTTTTCCTGTGCTTCCTATGCCTCTGAGATCCCGGAGCAGCCCCTGCGGGGCCCC from Manis pentadactyla isolate mManPen7 chromosome 9, mManPen7.hap1, whole genome shotgun sequence includes the following:
- the LOC118931899 gene encoding pepsin A-like, which translates into the protein MKWLLLLGLVALSECKVFKVPLVRMKSLRQKLIEHGKLQEFLQTHSVNLANKYFPTEPANMMADQPLQNYMDMEYFGTIGIGTPPQDFTVIFDTGSSNLWVPSVYCSSPACSNHNLFNPQQSSTYQATSQTVSITYGTGSMTGILGYDTVQVGGIADTNQIFGLSETEPGSFLYYSPFDGILGLAYPSIASSGATPVFDNIWNQGLVSQDLFAVYLSPNGQSGSVVMFGGIDTSYYTGNLNWVPLSAEGYWQITVDSITMDGEIIACSESCQAIVDTGTSLLSGPSNAIANIQSYIGASEDSNGQMVVSCSAMYNLPNIVFTINGIQYPLPASAYILQNQQGCASGFQGMNLPTASGELWILGDVFIRQYFAVFDRANNQVGLAPVA